One part of the Arabidopsis thaliana chromosome 4, partial sequence genome encodes these proteins:
- the COBL11 gene encoding COBRA-like protein 11 precursor (COBRA-like protein 11 precursor (COBL11); CONTAINS InterPro DOMAIN/s: Glycosyl-phosphatidyl inositol-anchored, plant (InterPro:IPR006918); BEST Arabidopsis thaliana protein match is: COBRA-like protein 10 precursor (TAIR:AT3G20580.1); Has 30201 Blast hits to 17322 proteins in 780 species: Archae - 12; Bacteria - 1396; Metazoa - 17338; Fungi - 3422; Plants - 5037; Viruses - 0; Other Eukaryotes - 2996 (source: NCBI BLink).), producing the protein MKKLRYVHLNLLLLLLPLINLQFPTLSLAQDYDEPKKDDTPPPGLARCNGVYMSYSSGGREKLYPRTTNATAQAWSFKSTAMIVNTGIEEVKGWQMFVGFHHREIIVSATGAVSSDGDFPVDATNGTTFIGSQNTDLKTSILTAGDYTQISTNIEITGTVFGGKGTATPMPKSIKLTNDGWQCPAATSKGGTMQVCCKRNPKFKAKEKVKTKFMPRQHGDLNIIYDVLQAYASSYMAQVTIDNTSPLGRLDHWNLTWEWMRGEFIHSMRGAYAAEKNTLECLSSKAGQFYGDLDFSQVANCQKKPIIKDLPAERKDDNVTGKLPFCCKNGTLLPTHMDPSKSKAIFQLQVYKVPPDQNRTAFFPPRNWKIDGIVNPTYKCGPPIRVDATPFPDPSGLQATTYAIASWQVICNITKPKPQAARCCVSFSAFYNDSAIPCNTCACGCKDIDTDTCNANARQLLLPTDTLLVPFDNRTLKAKVWAKQKHMAYPKKLPCPDNCGISLNWHLNSDYGNGWSARVTLFNWGNNAVEDWFGALDLGKAGLGYENIYSFNGSRVPPKNQTIFFQGLPGMNYLIGITNGTNPARDPQIPGKMQSVISFKKKNLGSLNIIGGDGFPKRVFFNGEECELPKYFPKKSSGMRLSGIRFLPSILLAITTFHAITDRLLTGV; encoded by the exons atgaagaagctccGTTACGTCCATTTAaacctccttctccttctatTACCTCTAATCAATCTTCAGTTTCCGACATTATCATTGGCTCAAGACTACGATGAACCAAAGAAGGATGATACTCCACCGCCAGGTCTGGCCCGTTGCAACGGAGTTTACATGTCTTACAGTTCCGGTGGCCGAGAAAAGTTGTATCCTCGCACCACAAACGCGACTGCTCAAGCTTGGTCTTTTAAATCAACGGCCATGATCGTGAACACTGGTATCGAAGAGGTCAAAGGTTGGCAAATGTTCGTAGGGTTTCATCACAGAGAGATCATCGTTTCCGCGACTGGAGCTGTCTCATCTGACGGTGACTTCCCGGTCGATGCAACCAACGGTACTACGTTTATCGGGTCTCAGAATACGGACCTAAAGACCTCGATCCTGACAGCTGGCGATTACACTCAGATCTCGACCAATATCGAGATAACCGGAACggtttttggcgggaaaggTACAGCTACGCCGATGCCGAAATCGATCAAGCTCACAAACGATGGATGGCAATGCCCTGCTGCTACTTCTAAAG GCGGTACAATGCAAGTTTGCTGCAAGAGGAACCCAAAGTTTAAAGCTAAAGAAAAGGTGAAAACCAAGTTCATGCCTAGACAACACGGTGACCTGAACATAATCTACGACGTTCTTCAAGCCTATGCAAGCAGCTACATGGCGCAG GTGACTATAGATAACACTAGCCCGCTGGGACGGTTAGACCATTGGAACTTGACATGGGAGTGGATGCGAGGAGAGTTCATCCACTCGATGCGTGGAGCCTACGCGGCCGAGAAGAACACGTTGGAATGCTTAAGCAGCAAGGCGGGACAGTTCTACGGGGATCTTGATTTCTCTCAGGTTGCTAATTGCCAGAAGAAACCAATAATCAAAGATTTACCAGCTGAGCGTAAAGACGATAATGTCACCGGTAAATTGCCTTTCTGCTGCAAGAATGGCACTCTTTTGCCCACTCACATGGATCCTTCTAAATCCAAAGCCATTTTCCAGTTACAG GTTTACAAGGTACCACCTGATCAGAACAGAACAGCATTCTTTCCTCCTCGAAACTGGAAGATTGATGGTATAGTGAATCCGACGTACAAATGCGGACCACCTATTCGGGTGGACGCGACCCCGTTCCCTGACCCTAGCGGTCTCCAAGCCACAACCTACGCTATCGCCAGCTGGCAAGTCATCTGCAATATAACCAAGCCTAAACCACAAGCTGCACGTTGCTGCGTCTCCTTCTCAGCCTTTTACAACGACTCGGCCATTCCTTGTAACACCTGCGCTTGCGGCTGCAAAGATATCGATACCGACACTTGCAACGCCAATGCCCGACAGCTTCTCCTCCCTACTGACACACTCTTGGTACCGTTTGATAACCGAACGCTCAAGGCAAAGGTATGGGCAAAGCAGAAGCACATGGCTTATCCAAAGAAACTTCCTTGTCCTGACAACTGCGGAATCAGCTTAAACTGGCATCTTAACTCGGATTACGGTAATGGGTGGTCCGCAAGAGTAACTTTGTTTAACTGGGGAAATAATGCAGTGGAGGATTGGTTTGGGGCTTTGGATTTAGGCAAAGCTGGTTTAGGATATGAGAATATTTACTCCTTTAATGGATCAAGAGTTCCACCTAAGAACCAGACCATTTTCTTCCAAGGACTTCCTGGTATGAACTACTTGATTGGTATCACAAACGGAACGAATCCTGCGAGAGACCCGCAGATTCCCGGGAAAATGCAGTCGGTTATCTcgtttaagaagaagaatttgggGAGTTTGAATATCATAGGAGGAGATGGATTTCCTAAGAGAGTTTTCTTCAATGGAGAAGAATGTGAGCTTCCTAAGTATTTCCCTAAAAAGAGTTCCGGGATGAGATTATCCGGTATCCGATTCTTGCCTTCGATTCTTCTCGCGATCACAACATTTCATGCGATCACTGATCGCTTACTAACTGGTGTGTAG